GCGGAGGGGCGAAGAGCGCCGGCTGGCCGGTGAACAGGGTCACCGGAATGGGTTCGGGGGCGAGTAGGGCGCACAGTTCGAGGAGCTGGACCGCGGCAGGCGCGTCAACGGTGAGCCGGTCCAGGGACATCGACCAGCACGTGTCGACCCGCCCGGCGTACAGCGGATCGTCGCCTTTCCCGAGGAACGTCTGCCTGCGGGTGCGGAAACGGGTCAGATAGTCGGCGGGAGGCAGACGGGTCCGGGTGAGATAGCCCCCGGCCTGGGCCAACGCCAACGCCAGATCCCCCAACTCGTCGGCCAACCTGTCCGCCACCACCGGGTCCAGGCCAGGCAGCCGCCGGGTCAGCAGGTCGATCGACTCGGCGCGGGGCAGCAGATCGACCTCGATAGTCGCGGCCCACACGTCCCAGGCAGGAGTGCGGGAGGTGATCAGCACATGGCCGGGGCCGGCGGGCAGCCAGGCGCGCAGGGCGGTGGGGTCGTCGGCGTTGTCGAAGACCAGCAGCCAGCCCTCCCGCCGGCCCAACGCGGCGAGCACCGCTACGGCGGTGTCGGCCACCGGCCCGTCGCTGGGCAGGCCGAGCGGGCCGGCCAGGGCGGCGATCTTCTCGGCGAGCAGCGCGGTCTGTTCGGCGTCGACCCACCACACCAGGCTGTAGCTGGCGGCATGACGGTGGGCGTACTCGATCACCAGCTGGGTTTTACCGACCCCACCCATCCCACGCACCGCAACCGGCCCGCTGGCCAGTCCGGTGCGGATCTGTTCGAGCTGGGTCTGCCGGCCGGTGAAAAGCTGGTTGCGGCCCGGGACGTTCCACACGGCGGGCAGTCGGCCCGGGAACACCGCGCGCACCGGAGCGGGTACTGCGACAGTCCGGCCGCCGGGGAAACCCCCCGACACCCGGTCCGGGACGGTCAGCCCGACCGCTTCCACGAGCCGCCGCCGCGCGACCACCTCATCGACGCCGTACAGATTCCGGTAGCTGATCGTCGACAGCACCGTCGGGATCGTGCAGTCAGTGATCCGCAACGGGGTCAGTTTGTTTCCCGCCAGAGCCCCGGTCCACTCCTGGGTGCACCAGTGCGACGCGAAGTACGCCTCCGAACACAGCGCGAGCGTGCGGGTCGCCGCGTCCATCTGGTCGCTGATCCACGTCACGAAGTTCACCCCTGCCGGGGAGTCCCACGCCTGCACCACCACCGACCAGCCCTCGGCCTCCAACACCTCGGCGACCCACGTCGCCCACGCCTCATCCGCTCCCGTGTACGACACGAAGAAATCCACCGCCACCGGCGAACCCGCCGTACCGCCTGCCGCCGGAACCCCCACACCCATAGCCGTACAGCCTGCCACTACCACCACGAACCGTGACAACCCGGCCGCGTAGCGGACAACCCGAGGAGCTGGCGCGGGTCATCCACATTCCCCGCCACCCGTCCCGCGCCCGGGGAACGACCCACAGCGAGACATGTGGCGGTAGCCGCACGCAGGGCTGGTAGTCCACTGGGCTCCGGGTTTCCCAGGAGGGTCACGTACAGGCCGTCATCCGTGTGTGGTCTGCCATCCTGCAACTGTGGACGGCGGCTGCATGTGCTGCATAGATCTGATCTATGCAGCTGCACGGCCCGGTGATGAACGGAAGGGGCAGGTCAGCGGGCTGCCCAGTGTTGGGACGTGTCGCTGTGTGACACATAGGGCGTGAGGATGCGGTCGGATTCTCCAGGTGCGGCCGTCGGCCGCTGATCGGCAGATGCCGTCGGTCAGGCACTGCCCTATCGGGCCGTGTCGGCCCGCGGAGGCGGGTGGGAGGATCCGCCGTCGCGATGGAGGGGGGCCGTCGATGACGTCTGCTTCGAGGGAGGCCACGCAGCGCCGGGATCCGTGCCGGACCGGGGCGGGCCACGGTGGGGATACGGCCGGCTGTTGCGATGCTGGGGATCTGCTGGATGCGTTGAGCGAGGTGGTGTTCCGGACCGACGCCGAGGGCCATTGGATGTACCTGAACCGGGCGTGGACGACCCTGACCGGCTTCGATGTCGTGGCCAGTCTGGGTGCCCGGTTCCTGGACTATGTCCACCCGGACGAGGCGGAGGCCACGGTCGCGTTGTTCATGGGTGTGGTCGCGGGCGGTGCCGATCACTGTCATCACGAGACCCGCTACCGCACCCGGGACGGCAGCTACCGGCGGGTCCAGATCAGGGCGACCATCCTGCGGGACGCGGCGGGTGCGGTGGTCGGCAACACCGGGACGATCCTGGACGTCACCGCCGCCCACCGTGACGCGCAGACCGCCGGGGAGCATGCCGCGCTGCTGGAGCTGGTGTCCGCGGGGGTACCCGCCGGCGAGCTGCCGGTCGCGGTGGCGGTGTATGACGCCGACCTGCGACTGTGGCGTGGCTCACCGGTCCTGGATCAGATCGCTCGTGTGCCCCAGCGGGTGGGGGATCGTCTTGCCCAGCTGACCGAACGGCTCTCGCCGGCGGCCGGGCCGCGGCAGCGTTCGCTGGGAGGCGAGTGGGGCATGATCGCGGCAGCGCTGCGTACCCACCACGCCCAGATCGGTGATCTCGACCTGGCGGGGGAACGCGGTACCAGCCGGTCGATGCGGGTCACTGTGATCCCATATCTGCGGGGCGGTGAGGAGATGCTCGCGCTCGTCTTCACCGACATCACCGACCTGCGCCGCGCCGAGCGTGAGCTGCGCCGGCTCTACGAGCAGGCGGAACGGAGCCGGGCCTGGCTGGCGGCGAGCACCGAGATCACGACCAGCGTGCTGGCCGCCCCCGATCCCCGCGACGCTCTCGGCCTCATCACGCGGATGGGTCGGCGGATGGCCGCCGCGGACCTGGCCCTGATCGCCGTACCCGACGAGAACGGCACCCTGATCGTGACCGCCGCCTCCACAGCCCCCGACCTCCCCACCGACCCCGACGCCCTACCAGGGCTGACCGTCACGCTCCGCGCCGGACCAGGAGCCGGCGTACTCAGCGCGGGCCACGCCGTCGCGTTGGAAAGTCTGCAGCTGCGCGGCAACCGGGTCGTCCCCACCCCAGCACTGCCCCTCGCCGCGGCACTGGCCGTCCCGCTACGGATCGCCGGGCACCAACCGGCGATCCTTCTCCTCGCCTATCGGACCGGCACGGCACGCCTTCCAGCGCGCGACATGGAGCTGGTTGAGGGCTTCGCCGGCGACGCCGCGCTCGCCCTCGACCTGGCCCAGGCACACCAGGAACGTGCCCGCCTGGCCGTCTTCGAGGACCGCGACCGCATCGCCCGCGACCTGCATGACCTGGTCCTGCAACGACTGTTCGCCATCGGCCTGCACCTGCAGTCCCTGATCCGCACCGCCGGCGACATGATCGGCGCCCGGCTCACCGCGGCCATCGACGCCCTCGACCAGACCATCGAGGAAATCCGCCGCACAATCCTGCAGGTGCAACCCTCATGAGCTGGATGGCGCCTGTCTTACCGGCCCACGCAACGCCGCACCCTGAACCCATCAAGAGACATCCGATGGGGTTATGGCGTCAAGCCGAGTCGTCGAGGCGGGGCTGCGGAGAGCAGCCGGTTTTCTGCGGTAGCAGGGCCCGCGGCCTGGACGGCCATGGCCGCTGGACCGGGGCGACTCCCGGTATTTTTCTGCGATAGGATCAGGGAAATTCGACTCCTGGGGCGTGACACAGGCGCTTCCTCGTCCCCGCCAGCCCGCTCCGGTAACCCGCCCAGCTGGAGAGCCGGGCTACTCCTCGCCGGCCACGGGGGTGACCGCGAGCGGCCGGCGGACCTGCTCGTGCGATACCCCGACGAACGTGCTGATCCGGCGCAGCCCTCATCCCTCGTCCTTGGCGGCTGTCATCGCCGCCGGGGTCAGCTCCTCCAGCACGGCCCCCAGTCCGGCCAGCGTCTGCAGCCGGACAGCTGGAGTGAGGTCGACGAGCTCGCCACAGAACCACTCAACATCAGCCCGCAGGAAC
Above is a window of Parafrankia discariae DNA encoding:
- a CDS encoding sensor histidine kinase; protein product: MTSASREATQRRDPCRTGAGHGGDTAGCCDAGDLLDALSEVVFRTDAEGHWMYLNRAWTTLTGFDVVASLGARFLDYVHPDEAEATVALFMGVVAGGADHCHHETRYRTRDGSYRRVQIRATILRDAAGAVVGNTGTILDVTAAHRDAQTAGEHAALLELVSAGVPAGELPVAVAVYDADLRLWRGSPVLDQIARVPQRVGDRLAQLTERLSPAAGPRQRSLGGEWGMIAAALRTHHAQIGDLDLAGERGTSRSMRVTVIPYLRGGEEMLALVFTDITDLRRAERELRRLYEQAERSRAWLAASTEITTSVLAAPDPRDALGLITRMGRRMAAADLALIAVPDENGTLIVTAASTAPDLPTDPDALPGLTVTLRAGPGAGVLSAGHAVALESLQLRGNRVVPTPALPLAAALAVPLRIAGHQPAILLLAYRTGTARLPARDMELVEGFAGDAALALDLAQAHQERARLAVFEDRDRIARDLHDLVLQRLFAIGLHLQSLIRTAGDMIGARLTAAIDALDQTIEEIRRTILQVQPS
- the fxsT gene encoding FxSxx-COOH system tetratricopeptide repeat protein; the encoded protein is MSYTGADEAWATWVAEVLEAEGWSVVVQAWDSPAGVNFVTWISDQMDAATRTLALCSEAYFASHWCTQEWTGALAGNKLTPLRITDCTIPTVLSTISYRNLYGVDEVVARRRLVEAVGLTVPDRVSGGFPGGRTVAVPAPVRAVFPGRLPAVWNVPGRNQLFTGRQTQLEQIRTGLASGPVAVRGMGGVGKTQLVIEYAHRHAASYSLVWWVDAEQTALLAEKIAALAGPLGLPSDGPVADTAVAVLAALGRREGWLLVFDNADDPTALRAWLPAGPGHVLITSRTPAWDVWAATIEVDLLPRAESIDLLTRRLPGLDPVVADRLADELGDLALALAQAGGYLTRTRLPPADYLTRFRTRRQTFLGKGDDPLYAGRVDTCWSMSLDRLTVDAPAAVQLLELCALLAPEPIPVTLFTGQPALFAPPLGDIAAGADLTGDLDDTIAAVLDYSLARRTGDSLVVHRLVQAVIAGQLTPTRRAQLTDTAVRLLTAASPDSPLDPASWPVWAALGPHLLHAYTRLGGADDPHRLRYATDGFCFHLYARGDYPAAHTLATYLYQQNTGLLGDDHPDTLTSAYTLAVALFARGDAQGARMLNEDTLTRRRRVLGDDHPDTFRSANGLAVVLAALGDAQGALAMKVGVGTVRRWEWGPAVQAGWVVSVGVGTGVGGRPFGLVRARVWARR